From one Bradyrhizobium sp. Ash2021 genomic stretch:
- a CDS encoding SDR family oxidoreductase produces the protein MSDRLKGKRAFVTAAAVGIGRACAVAFAREGATVFATDIDESKLADLKKEGIAEIAKLDARDSAAVAAMAKRAGKTDILLNAAGFVHHGTVLDCSDEDWDFSFDLNVKSMHRTIRSFLPGMLEAGGGSIVNISSAAGVFKAAPNRYVYGATKAAVAALTRAVAADFITKGVRCNCICPGTIETPSMLERAAAAGPNGREMFVSRQPMGRLGTAEEIALLAVYLASNESAFTTGVAHIIDGGWTL, from the coding sequence ATGTCAGACCGCCTGAAAGGCAAACGTGCATTCGTGACCGCGGCTGCGGTGGGTATCGGCCGCGCCTGTGCGGTGGCCTTTGCGCGCGAGGGCGCCACCGTGTTCGCCACCGACATCGACGAGAGCAAGCTTGCGGACCTCAAGAAAGAGGGCATCGCGGAAATCGCAAAACTCGACGCACGCGATAGTGCGGCCGTCGCCGCCATGGCCAAGCGCGCCGGCAAGACCGACATCCTGCTCAACGCCGCGGGCTTCGTGCATCACGGCACGGTGCTCGATTGCTCCGATGAGGACTGGGATTTCTCGTTCGACCTCAACGTCAAGTCGATGCACCGCACGATCCGCTCGTTCCTGCCGGGCATGCTGGAAGCCGGCGGCGGCTCGATCGTGAACATCTCGTCGGCGGCCGGCGTGTTCAAGGCCGCACCCAATCGCTACGTCTATGGCGCGACCAAGGCCGCGGTCGCGGCACTGACGCGGGCCGTCGCCGCCGACTTCATCACCAAAGGCGTACGCTGCAATTGCATTTGCCCCGGCACCATCGAGACGCCCTCGATGCTGGAGCGCGCGGCCGCCGCAGGCCCCAATGGGCGCGAGATGTTCGTGTCGCGGCAACCGATGGGCCGGCTCGGCACCGCAGAAGAAATCGCACTGCTGGCGGTCTACCTCGCCAGCAATGAAAGCGCATTCACGACCGGCGTCGCCCACATCATCGACGGCGGCTGGACGCTTTAA
- a CDS encoding IlvD/Edd family dehydratase, giving the protein MKKDLTNGHDAAGNGKGRKLRSLEWFNNPHNPGMTALYLERYLNYGLTRHELQSGKPIIGIAQTGNDLSPCNRHHLELAHRVREGIRAAGGIAMEFPMHPIQETGKRPTAALDRNLAYLGLVEILFGYPLDGVVLTTGCDKTTPACLMAAATVNLPAIVLSGGPMLNGWHQGQRTGSGTVVWKAREQLAAGDIDYEEFMNIVASSAPSVGHCNTMGTASTMNSLAEALGMSLPGCAAIPAPYRERGQIAYETGLRIVDMVWEDLKPSDILTRKAFENCIVVNSAIGGSTNAPIHINALARHIGVDLSIDDWQKLGHDVPLLVNMQPAGFYLGEEFHRAGGVPAVVRELMAHKRIHEDAITVNSRTMGDNCREAAKPDSDVIWSYDKPLVKDAGFLVLRGNLFDSAIMKTSVISKEFRDRYLSNPKDLNAFEGRAIVFEGPEDYHHRIDDPSLNIDEHCVLFVRGTGPIGYPGGAEVVNMQPPTALIKRGILSLPCIGDGRQSGTSGSPSILNATPEAAANGGLAILRTGDKVRIDLNKGSANILISDEELKKRHAKLKADGGFKYPANQTPWQELYRSTVGQQATGACMELATRYHDIAGTVGVARDNH; this is encoded by the coding sequence ATGAAAAAAGACCTCACCAACGGGCACGATGCCGCCGGCAATGGCAAAGGTCGCAAACTCCGATCGCTGGAGTGGTTCAACAACCCGCATAATCCGGGGATGACCGCGCTCTATCTCGAGCGCTACCTCAATTACGGCCTGACCCGGCATGAACTGCAGTCCGGCAAGCCGATCATCGGCATCGCCCAGACCGGCAACGACCTGTCGCCGTGCAACCGTCATCATCTCGAATTGGCACACCGGGTCCGCGAGGGCATCCGCGCCGCCGGCGGCATTGCGATGGAATTTCCGATGCATCCGATCCAGGAGACCGGAAAGCGCCCGACCGCGGCGCTGGACCGCAACCTCGCCTATCTCGGCCTGGTCGAAATCCTGTTCGGCTATCCCCTTGACGGCGTGGTCCTCACCACCGGCTGCGACAAGACCACGCCGGCCTGTCTGATGGCGGCGGCGACCGTCAATCTGCCGGCCATCGTGCTGTCGGGCGGCCCGATGCTGAACGGCTGGCACCAGGGCCAGCGCACGGGCTCGGGAACGGTGGTCTGGAAAGCGCGCGAGCAACTGGCCGCGGGCGACATCGACTACGAGGAATTCATGAACATCGTGGCCTCCTCGGCCCCCTCGGTCGGCCATTGCAACACCATGGGCACCGCCTCCACCATGAATTCGCTGGCGGAAGCGCTCGGCATGTCGCTGCCGGGTTGCGCGGCGATCCCCGCGCCCTATCGCGAGCGCGGCCAGATCGCCTATGAGACCGGGCTGCGCATCGTCGATATGGTCTGGGAGGACTTAAAACCCTCCGACATCCTGACCCGCAAGGCGTTCGAGAACTGCATCGTGGTGAATTCGGCGATCGGCGGCTCGACCAATGCGCCGATCCATATCAACGCGCTGGCCCGCCATATCGGCGTGGATCTGTCGATCGACGATTGGCAGAAGCTCGGCCACGACGTTCCGCTGCTGGTCAACATGCAGCCGGCCGGCTTCTATCTCGGCGAGGAATTTCACCGCGCCGGCGGCGTGCCTGCGGTGGTGCGCGAATTGATGGCGCACAAGCGCATCCATGAAGACGCCATCACCGTCAACAGCCGCACCATGGGCGACAATTGCCGCGAGGCGGCGAAACCCGACAGCGACGTGATCTGGAGCTACGACAAGCCGCTGGTGAAGGACGCGGGCTTCCTCGTCTTGCGCGGCAATCTCTTCGATTCCGCGATCATGAAGACCAGCGTGATTTCGAAGGAATTTCGCGACCGCTATCTGAGCAACCCGAAAGACCTCAATGCGTTCGAAGGCCGCGCCATCGTGTTCGAAGGCCCGGAAGACTATCACCACCGGATCGACGACCCCTCGCTCAATATCGACGAACACTGCGTGCTGTTCGTGCGCGGCACCGGCCCGATCGGCTATCCCGGCGGTGCCGAGGTCGTGAACATGCAGCCGCCCACCGCGCTGATCAAACGCGGCATCCTGTCGCTGCCCTGCATCGGCGATGGCCGGCAATCCGGCACCTCGGGCTCGCCGTCGATCCTCAACGCCACGCCGGAAGCCGCCGCCAACGGCGGGCTGGCGATCCTTCGGACCGGTGACAAGGTTCGCATCGACCTCAACAAGGGCAGCGCGAACATCCTGATCTCGGACGAGGAGCTCAAGAAGCGGCACGCCAAACTCAAAGCCGATGGCGGCTTCAAATATCCGGCCAACCAGACACCGTGGCAGGAGTTGTATCGCTCGACCGTCGGCCAGCAGGCCACCGGCGCCTGCATGGAGCTCGCCACGCGCTATCACGACATCGCAGGCACGGTCGGTGTCGCGCGGGATAATCATTAG
- a CDS encoding LacI family DNA-binding transcriptional regulator: protein MGRKRTKPDKIRLTEVAKLAGVSPITASRFFRNPAALSVGKRVRVESAAKELGYVPNLAARALASQRTEVVGVLIPSLTNNVFSDVLRGIYDTLDGSRYSIQLANTRYSIFQEEKLLRLFLAQKPAGLIVTGINQTAESRTILESVDCPIVQIMEIGPAPVDMMIGFSHFDAARAGISHLLEQGYRRIGFLGARMDPRVQRRFEGYQAAMNDAALFDPRRVVTTSTPTSVTLGGTLFADLVAKAPDIEAVFCVNDDLALGALFECQRRHISVPEQMAIMGFNDLEFMASAVPTLTSVRTNRYEMGRDAATMVIEAIEGRRPAQPVVDLGFSVMKRQSSAPRN from the coding sequence ATGGGACGAAAGCGCACGAAGCCCGACAAGATCCGGCTGACCGAAGTCGCCAAGCTTGCCGGCGTGAGCCCAATTACCGCATCGCGCTTCTTCAGGAATCCGGCCGCACTATCCGTCGGCAAACGCGTGCGGGTCGAGAGCGCGGCGAAAGAACTCGGATATGTGCCGAACCTTGCCGCGCGCGCGCTCGCCTCGCAGCGGACCGAAGTTGTCGGTGTTCTGATCCCGTCATTGACCAACAACGTATTCTCGGACGTTTTGCGCGGCATCTACGATACCCTCGACGGCAGCCGCTACAGCATCCAGCTGGCCAATACGCGCTACAGTATCTTCCAGGAGGAAAAACTGCTGCGACTGTTCCTGGCGCAAAAGCCGGCCGGGCTGATCGTGACCGGAATTAATCAGACCGCCGAATCCCGCACGATCCTGGAATCGGTGGATTGCCCGATCGTCCAGATCATGGAAATCGGCCCTGCTCCGGTCGACATGATGATCGGCTTCTCGCATTTTGACGCCGCCCGCGCGGGCATTTCCCATCTTCTCGAGCAGGGATACCGGCGGATCGGTTTCCTCGGCGCACGCATGGATCCGCGGGTGCAGCGGCGGTTCGAAGGCTATCAGGCCGCCATGAATGACGCCGCGCTGTTCGACCCGCGACGTGTTGTCACAACGTCCACGCCAACCTCGGTCACGCTGGGCGGTACGCTGTTTGCCGATCTCGTTGCCAAGGCGCCGGATATCGAGGCGGTGTTCTGCGTCAATGACGACCTCGCTTTGGGCGCTTTGTTCGAATGCCAGCGCCGGCACATTTCGGTTCCCGAGCAGATGGCGATCATGGGATTCAATGACCTCGAATTCATGGCATCCGCGGTCCCAACGCTAACCAGCGTGCGCACCAACCGGTACGAAATGGGCAGGGACGCTGCCACGATGGTGATCGAGGCCATCGAGGGCCGGCGGCCGGCGCAACCGGTTGTTGATCTCGGATTCAGTGTCATGAAACGGCAAAGCTCGGCGCCGCGGAACTGA